Genomic DNA from Carnobacterium inhibens subsp. inhibens DSM 13024:
ACGAATACAGGAACTTGGATTTTCTTTAAACGAGATTTATAAATTATTTGGTGTTGTAGATAAAGATGAAGTTCGTTGTCAAGATATGTTCGAATTTGTTTCTAAAAAACAAAAGGAAGTTCAAAAACAAATAGAGGATTTAAAACGAATTGAAACTATGTTAGACGACTTAAAACAACGATGTCCAGATGAAAAAAGTTTACATGCTTGTCCGATAATTGAAACCCTAATTGAGGAAGAATGAAAGGAATTTTGAAATGAAACATAAAAAGACCTTTATTGCAGGGCTTATAGGTACATTTTTGGTTTTGTTATGTTGTGCTACACCTATTTTAGTTATTTTATTAGGTACGCTTGGATTAGGTGCAATAACAGGCTATTTAGATTTTGTTCTGATTCCTGTTTTAGCTGTTTTTCTTGGTTTAACTTTTTATGCTTATTCTAAATATGAAAAATCACATAAAAATAAGAAGATGTAAAAAATGAAAGAAAGAGTTGTTGCAATTGCTTCGATGTTTTCAGCTTTTTTAGCAAGTCTTTGTTGAATTGGCTTAGCGATCTTAATACCACTTGGTCTAAGTGGTTTAGCTGGAACACTTGCCGTTACGTTTGCGCCATATCGAATTTGGTTTATTGTTATCACTGTTGTTATGCTTTCTTTTGCTCATTTACTTGTATGGAAACAAAAAAATAGTTCAAAGAAAACGAAGAAGTTGTTATGGGTTAGTACAATCGTTTCTGGGGTAATGCTTATCTATACATTGTTCAGTCAGGGGATATAAGGCATGATGAAATATTTAATATATCTATTCATTATATTTGGATTGGTTGTTGTCCTTTCTGGGTGTGGTCAAAAAGCAGTTGAAGAAGGTTCAAAAACAAGTGAGGTTCCATCA
This window encodes:
- the merR gene encoding Hg(II)-responsive transcriptional regulator gives rise to the protein MIYRISEFAEKCGVNKETIRYYERKNLLQEPHRTEAGYRIYSYDDVKRVGFIKRIQELGFSLNEIYKLFGVVDKDEVRCQDMFEFVSKKQKEVQKQIEDLKRIETMLDDLKQRCPDEKSLHACPIIETLIEEE
- the merF gene encoding mercury resistance system transport protein MerF produces the protein MKHKKTFIAGLIGTFLVLLCCATPILVILLGTLGLGAITGYLDFVLIPVLAVFLGLTFYAYSKYEKSHKNKKM
- a CDS encoding mercuric transporter MerT family protein, with translation MKERVVAIASMFSAFLASLCUIGLAILIPLGLSGLAGTLAVTFAPYRIWFIVITVVMLSFAHLLVWKQKNSSKKTKKLLWVSTIVSGVMLIYTLFSQGI